Proteins encoded within one genomic window of Perognathus longimembris pacificus isolate PPM17 chromosome 28, ASM2315922v1, whole genome shotgun sequence:
- the Vgll1 gene encoding transcription cofactor vestigial-like protein 1: protein MDETKKTGVQLSRDIQAPVKTEWNSRCVLFTYFQGDINSVVDEHFSRALRNIKRPCGPYPTSQSENVILSNDGDMPPNQWRFSSPWSKPRPETSLVNGASSSSFTVPVPVMMDQYPLALPEACSVPTEGLWHFPTLASSHLPQLGYPQAFSNRHLVLEPQPDRRHDPLLSLIQVERSLKRRQEYAQGEEGSTSQIAGSSGLLLSGPSSPIPCKKVCGSPSGESARPSSPDQKRGMQRLKKKTKKQRATVPQERELETDFALLQNMQIVLIIDTVLYKLQ from the exons ATGGATGAAACAAAGAAAACTGGTGTCCAGCTTTCCAGAGATATACAGGCGCCTGTAAAGACTGAATGGAATTCCCGGTGTGTCCTCTTCACCTACTTCCAAGGGGACATCAACAGCGTAGTGGACGAGCACTTCTCTAGAGCTCTGAGAAATATCAAGAGACCCTGCGGACCATATCCCACAAGCCAGAGTGAAAATGTGATCCTGAGCAATG ATGGTGACATGCCACCGAATCAGTGGCGTTTCTCGTCTCCATGGTCAAAGCCACGCCCTGAAACATCTCTTGTGAATGgtgccagcagcagcagcttcaCTGTGCCTGTTCCTGTGATGATGGACCAGTACCCACTGGCCCTGCCTGAGGCCTGCTCTGTACCAACCGAGGGGTTGTGGCATTTCCCCACCCTAGCCAGCTCCCACCTCCCACAGCTTGGCTACCCTCAAGCTTTCTCTAACAGGCACCTGGTTCTAGAGCCCCAACCTGATAGGAGACATGATCCCCTCCTCAGTCTTATCCAGGTTGAAAGAAGCCTAAAGCGTCGTCAGGAGTATGCCCAGGGAGAGGAGGGCAGCACCAGCCAGATTGCCGGAAGCTCAGGATTGCTCCTCAGCGGGCCTTCCAGCCCTATCCCAT gCAAGAAGGTGTGTGGCTCCCCTAGTGGTGAATCTGCCAGACCCAGCTCTCCAGATCAAA AAAGAGGGATGCAGAGgctcaaaaagaaaaccaagaagcaAAGAGCAACAGTACCTCAAGAAAGAG AACTAGAAACTGATTTTGCATTACTTCAAAATATGCAGATTGTACTGATTATTGATACTGTTCTTTACAAGCTACAGTAG